GCGGAACGGCCGCAAGTGCGGCGCCTCGGGGCTGGACTGGGCAAAGCCGGTGGTGTTGAGGATCACCCCGGCCGCGGTTTCATCCAGCCAGTCTTCCACCTGGCTCAGGCAGCCGGGCTCCTTGAGGCTGGCCACCGCTATTGGCAAGGGGTTGAGGCCCGCCGCCAGCAAACGCTGGCAGAACAGGTCGATAAATCCGGTGTTGGCCGCCTGCAGGTGGGAGCGGTAGAACAGCAGCGCCGCCACCGCTTGACCAGGCTGCCAATCGGCCTGCCAGTCGCTGAGGGCGGCCTGGCTCTTGTGCGGGTGATAGATCGCCGTGCGTGGCAGGGTCTGCGGTTCGCTCCAGGGATAGTCGCGCCCCAGCAGGCCGCTGGCCAGGCAACGGTAGAAATTCAGCGCGTTGTCCCGCCCGCCCTGGCGCAGGAACTGCCACAGGCGGTCGCGCTCGACGGGGCCCAAGGTGCTCAGGTCGCTGAGTTCCGGGTCCGGGCGGTCGTCCCCCGGCACCAGGATCAGTTGCACCCCGCGCTGGGACAGCTCCACCAGCCGCTCGACGCCGTAGCGCCAGTAGCCGATGCCGCCGTGCAGGGAGATCAGGATCACCTTGGCGTGGCGCAGCACCTGGTCGACATACAGGTCCACCGAAGCGTGGTTCTGCACCTGCATCGGGTTGGCCAGGCGAAAGCTGGGGTAATCCACGGGCAACTGCTCGGCGGCATCCGCCAGCAGCGCCAGGCTGGAGTCGCCGCTGCACAGGATCACCAGCTCGGCGGGGGTTTGTCCAAGGTCGGCAATGTTGTCATCCGACACGAAACCGCCGGGCTGGGTCCTGAGCAGGTGCATGGCTTACACGCTGAGGGCGGCGCGCAGTTGCGCTTCGAGTTGGGCGGCGTCCAGCTCCTGGCCGATCAGTACCAGGCGCGTGGTGCGGGCTTCGTCAGCGCCCCACTTGCGGTCGAAGTGCTTGTCGAAGCGGGTGCCCACGCCCTGGATCAGCAGGCGCATCGGCTTGTTGGGGATCGCGGCGAAGCCCTTGACCCGCAGGATGCCGTGCTTGACCACCAGCTGGGTCAGGGCGTCCAGCAGCAGGCTTTCGTCGGCCTGGGGCAGTTCGATGGAGATGGAGTCGAAAGCGTCGTGATCGTGGTCGTCGTGATCGTCATCGCCGTCGTGGTGATGGTCGTGGTGGCTGTGACGGCTGTCGATGTGTTCCTCGGAACCGGCGCCCAGGCCCAGCAGCACATCCAGCGGCAGGCGGCCGCTGCTGGCTTCGATGACTTTCACCGCCGGCGGCAGTTCTTCGGCCACTTCCAGGCGCACCTTGGCCAGGTCTGCGGGGTCGATCAGGTCGGTCTTGTTGAGGATCACCAGGTCGGCGCTGGACAGCTGGTCGGCGAACAGCTCGTGCAGCGGCGATTCGTGGTCCAGGTTGGGGTCGAGCTTGCGCTGGGCGTCCACTTGGTCGGGGAACGCGGCGAAGGTGCCGGCGGCCACGGCCGGGCTGTCGACCACGGTGATCACCGCGTCGACGGTGCAGGCGCTGCGGATTTCCGGCCACTGGAAGGCCTGGACCAGGGGCTTGGGCAGGGCCAGGCCGGAGGTTTCGATGAGGATGTGGTCCAGGTCGCCACGGCGCGCCACCAGTTCGCGCATCACCGGGAAGAACTCTTCCTGCACGGTGCAGCACAGGCAGCCGTTGGCCAGCTCGTAGACCCGGCCGCTGGCCTCTTCTTCAGTGCACCCGATGGCGCATTGCTTGAGGATTTCACCGTCGATGCCCAGCTCGCCGAACTCGTTGACGATCACCGCGATGCGCCGGCCCTGGGCGTTGTCCAGCATGTGCCGCAGCAAGGTGGTCTTACCCGAGCCAAGGAAGCCGGTGACGATGGTGACGGGAAGTTTGGCCAGTGTTTTCATCGGATGCCCCTTGGCAAAGGTGGCGGGCATACGGGACGAGAGCCACAGCGCAGAGGCGCGCGGAGATTTCGCCACCGGATCACCCCGCCCGGTTGTAGTGAGAATCTGGGATCGAGGCAGGTCTCCTGGCTGAGGGCTTGCCAGTCGTCGGACCGGCGGTTGCTGCGCCTTCCCGCCGGCGTTCTGGACGCGCAGGCAGTGGCCTTGCAGAAACGAAACCCTTCACAGTTGCGGGGGCAGCCGCGGCATCGACCGCGTTCCCTTCTTAGCTTCGACCGCTGGCCGAAGAACCTCGAACGCGCAAGGCTACGCAGAGCGCGGGGGACGGTCAATCGGCAATGCAGCGCCTCGCGCAATTGACGGCATCACCCCGCCCATGATTTGCTACGCGCCTTGTTACGGGTGCCCTTCACAGGGTGAAACGGGAAACCGGTGAATCACGTGCTTAACTAAAAAGCCGTGACCAGTCCGGTGCTGCCCCCGCAACGGTAAGCGAGCGAAGTGTCAGATCCACTGTGCCATGGCATGGGAAGGTGACACTTGCCGGCACGGTACGACATCAGTCGCCCCCTGCCCCTCGCGAGCCCGGAGACCGGCCCGCAACACACACATAACAAACCCGCGGTGGGCGGGCGCTGTTGCAAACCCTGCGTGCTCCTCACGCGGGGTTTTCCTGCGCTCCTCCCCCGCCGACACTCCAAAGGGAAGCGCCATGTCGATCATCAGCAGCACCAGCCATTCCGCCAGCAGCACCTCCACCCTGAGCCAGCGCCTGGTGGCCGCCATCGGCGCGTCGCTGCTGGGCGCCTGCCTGGTGTATTTCGCCGGTTTCTCCCATATCGAAGCGGTGCACAACGCCGCCCACGACACCCGTCACAGCGCCGCCTTCCCTTGCCACTGAGACCTGCCGACATGATCAAGCGTATTGCGCAAACCGCAGGGTTCACCGGGCTGCTGGCGGCCCTGCTGCTGACCCTGCTGCAAAGCTTGTGGGTCGCTCCGCTGATCCTGCAGGCGGAAACCTATGAACAGGCCCCGGCCGCCCAAACTCATGAACACGCCGCCGGCGCCATGGCCGCGCACAGCCACGATGCCGAGGCCTGGGAGCCGGAAGACGGCTGGCAGCGCACCCTGTCCACCACCGGCGGCAACCTGGTAGTGGCGGTCGGCTTCGCCCTGATGCTGGCCGGGCTCTACACCCTGCGCGCGCCCAACCGTGCCTCGCAAGGCCTGCTCTGGGGTCTGGCCGGGTATACGACCTTCTGCCTGGCCCCCACTCTGGGCCTGCCTCCGGAATTGCCGGGAACCGCAGCCGCCGACCTGGTGCAGCGCCAGGTGTGGTGGATCGGCGCTGCCGCTTCTACTGCCGTGGGCCTTGCCCTGATCGCGTTCGCCGGCCACTGGCTGCTGAAACTGCTGGGCGTGGCGATTATCGCCGTGCCCCACGTGATCGGCGCGCCCCAACCTGAAGTGCACTCGATGCTGGCGCCAGAAGCCCTGGAAGCACAGTTCAAGATTGCCTCGCAGCTGACCAATGCCGCCTTCTGGCTGGCCCTGGGCCTGATCAGCGCCTGGCTGTTCCGGCGCAAGAACGCGGACCTGTACCCGGCATGATCGAAAGGCGCGCGGCGCCGGCCCTGGTGGTCGGCCTGGGGTGCCAGAAGGGCTGCCCGGTGACCACGCTGCGCGCCCTGCTTGAGCAGGTGCTGCAAGCCCACGGCCTGGAGAGCGGGCAACTCCTGGCCCTGGCCAGCATCGACTTGAAGCGCAGCGAGCCCGGCCTGCTGCAACTGGCGGATCAACTGGCCCTGCCGCTGACCTGCTTCAGCAGCAGTCAACTGGCGCCTTTCGCCTCGCGCCTGAGCCACCGCTCGCAGATCGCCTTTGAACACAGCGGCTGCTACGGCGTTGCCGAAAGCGCCGCCCTGGCCCTGGCCGAACAGTTGCACCCCGGCCCGGCCCGGCTGTTGATCCCCCGCCAGAAATACGCCCAGGCCACCCTGGCATTGGCCGCCAG
This genomic stretch from Pseudomonas sp. Os17 harbors:
- the cobW gene encoding cobalamin biosynthesis protein CobW; the protein is MKTLAKLPVTIVTGFLGSGKTTLLRHMLDNAQGRRIAVIVNEFGELGIDGEILKQCAIGCTEEEASGRVYELANGCLCCTVQEEFFPVMRELVARRGDLDHILIETSGLALPKPLVQAFQWPEIRSACTVDAVITVVDSPAVAAGTFAAFPDQVDAQRKLDPNLDHESPLHELFADQLSSADLVILNKTDLIDPADLAKVRLEVAEELPPAVKVIEASSGRLPLDVLLGLGAGSEEHIDSRHSHHDHHHDGDDDHDDHDHDAFDSISIELPQADESLLLDALTQLVVKHGILRVKGFAAIPNKPMRLLIQGVGTRFDKHFDRKWGADEARTTRLVLIGQELDAAQLEAQLRAALSV
- a CDS encoding CbtB domain-containing protein — protein: MSIISSTSHSASSTSTLSQRLVAAIGASLLGACLVYFAGFSHIEAVHNAAHDTRHSAAFPCH
- a CDS encoding CbtA family protein, encoding MIKRIAQTAGFTGLLAALLLTLLQSLWVAPLILQAETYEQAPAAQTHEHAAGAMAAHSHDAEAWEPEDGWQRTLSTTGGNLVVAVGFALMLAGLYTLRAPNRASQGLLWGLAGYTTFCLAPTLGLPPELPGTAAADLVQRQVWWIGAAASTAVGLALIAFAGHWLLKLLGVAIIAVPHVIGAPQPEVHSMLAPEALEAQFKIASQLTNAAFWLALGLISAWLFRRKNADLYPA
- a CDS encoding cobalamin biosynthesis protein, yielding MIERRAAPALVVGLGCQKGCPVTTLRALLEQVLQAHGLESGQLLALASIDLKRSEPGLLQLADQLALPLTCFSSSQLAPFASRLSHRSQIAFEHSGCYGVAESAALALAEQLHPGPARLLIPRQKYAQATLALAASR